The nucleotide window aattatcaattcttcagcactcagctttcttcacagtccaactctcacatctatatatgaccactggaaaaaacatagcttgactagacggacctttgttggctatctaggttggtcataactttccttccaaggagtaagtgtcttttaatttcatggtttcaatcaccatctgcagtgattttggagccccccaaaataaagtctgacacttagTCATTGTGAAATGCTTGTTTTGGTGTCTATGGGTCATAGCTATCACTTTTTCCTCACTTAGCCTGGACTGGCATGAAATTGTGCAAAACTGAGGCTATTCCACAATCAGAGCAGAGACTTTCACTCAGAGATGGTTCCTCTGAAGTGTGGGGAGACAGATGAAGGGGTGTTCATATTTACCTGAGAATGATGCCTTCTTTCCTGCAAGTTCTCACAGGATTCCTTTAGGAGTAGAATCAGGATGAGTGCCCCGAACCCCCAGAGACTCCTGAACCTGGCAGGAAAGAGCCTACTAACTGTTGAGGCCTTGCCCATTTCTGCTCTGGAGCATCTGCCCATTGAGCTCTTCCCCCCGCTCTTCATGGAAGCATTCTGTGGAAGACGCAGAAAGACCCTAAAGGCCTTGGTGCAAGCCTGGCCCTTTGTCCGCCTGCCTCTGGGAGGCCTGATGCAGACGCCTCATTTGGGAACCTTACAAGCAGTGCTGGATGGCCTTGATGTCCTGCTTGCACAGAAGGATCAGCCCAGGTGAGTCTGGTGCAGGTAATCTGATAGGTTATGAGCAGTCAAGAAGAGACAGCTGACATCAGGAGAGTAGATGACACATGTATGGATCAGTCACTTCTAGTGATGCCAGTGAAGAAACACAGAGACTTGGCCATTGCTGAGCTCCCTTTGGGAAATGCCTTCCAGCAGTGTAGGAGTGCCTAAGATGCAAGGAAATGTGAAAGTACATGCACCAGCCTCCTCACAAGGATGCTTAAGGGAACTAGAGTAGAAAGTTAGggaaaatttaaatggaaaaggagatggaggaaggtgaggcagagagggaagaagagggcaAGGCAGCTTGTGACATTGGGAATGTGAAATAAAAGCTCAGGTGGGAAGTCAGAGTGTTGCCTAAATTTTTTGTGGATCTTAAAACCATCACTGCCAATTTGCTGTTTCCCCACAGGAGGTGCAAACTGCATGTGCTGGATTTAAGGAATACTGGCCAGGACTTCTGGAGAATGTGGTCTGGATCCAGTGTCCAAGTGTCCTCAAGCTTTTCAATGGCACCAGGGGCTGAGGACAGGTTGAGGACCGAGCAGCCCTTGGCTCCCTTCGAGGTGTTCATAGAACTTCACCTCAAGGAAAGGAGTGTGGATGGATTCCTTACCTACCTTATGAGATGGGTGGAAGAGAGGAAAGCTTCCATACACCTATGTTGTAAGAAGCTGAGGATTATTTCATTTTCCATGGATAATGTTATGAAGGTCCTGAGTTTGGTGCAGCTGGACTGTATCCAGGAGTTACATGTGAATTGCACCTGGCATCTGTCTACCCTGGCCATGTTTGCTCCTCTCCTGGGCCAGATGAGCAATTTGCAGAGACTCCTCATCTCCCACATCCACATGCCTGATCCTGAGGAGCGGGAGGAAGAGCACGTTGTCAAAATTACTTCTCAGTTCCTGAGGCTGCACTGCCTCCGGAATCTCCATCTGGAATCTCCCTTCTACCTCGAAGGCTGCCTGGACCAGATGCTCAGGTGAGTGTGCACCACTGACCAGGTAACAGTGAACCCAACACTAGAATATCAAATGCACTGTCCCCTTTGCTGCTCCATTGTGAACTGTGGTATCACATAAACACCCA belongs to Bos javanicus breed banteng chromosome 16, ARS-OSU_banteng_1.0, whole genome shotgun sequence and includes:
- the LOC133227361 gene encoding melanoma antigen preferentially expressed in tumors-like; this encodes MSAPNPQRLLNLAGKSLLTVEALPISALEHLPIELFPPLFMEAFCGRRRKTLKALVQAWPFVRLPLGGLMQTPHLGTLQAVLDGLDVLLAQKDQPRRCKLHVLDLRNTGQDFWRMWSGSSVQVSSSFSMAPGAEDRLRTEQPLAPFEVFIELHLKERSVDGFLTYLMRWVEERKASIHLCCKKLRIISFSMDNVMKVLSLVQLDCIQELHVNCTWHLSTLAMFAPLLGQMSNLQRLLISHIHMPDPEEREEEHVVKITSQFLRLHCLRNLHLESPFYLEGCLDQMLRCLMTPLDNLEITHCLLTDSDLTHLSQSPNISHLRGLDLSGVTMTYSSSELLPALLEKIASTLQELYLEQCGIRDSHLEAILPALSHCIQLTCFSLCGNLLSMAIMEKLLQHTSGLPSLSQELYPVPQESFSSDRILQHGRLAQCQTELLEILKDLGRPRTIWISFTPCPHCGDNTFRRPEPIIYGGNSLA